One Fuerstiella marisgermanici DNA window includes the following coding sequences:
- the trxA gene encoding thioredoxin, with protein MKTTDTTFEEQVLKSERPVLVDFWASWCPPCKMMQPLVDRLHDEYKDSADVLSLNIDQNPQAAAQFQISGVPTFVAFRDGKEVGRRTGALTENQLRQLIDGANEQKATA; from the coding sequence ATGAAAACGACTGACACAACATTTGAAGAACAGGTCTTAAAGTCCGAGCGGCCTGTGCTGGTCGATTTTTGGGCATCGTGGTGTCCTCCCTGCAAAATGATGCAGCCGCTGGTGGATCGATTGCACGATGAATACAAGGACTCGGCAGACGTGCTGTCATTAAATATCGATCAGAACCCGCAAGCGGCAGCGCAGTTCCAGATTTCCGGCGTTCCGACCTTTGTGGCTTTCCGAGACGGCAAGGAAGTCGGGCGCCGCACCGGAGCACTGACTGAGAACCAGCTTCGGCAACTGATCGACGGTGCGAACGAGCAGAAAGCCACAGCGTGA
- a CDS encoding NAD-dependent epimerase/dehydratase family protein, translated as MSETNCHNANQTCWSCPAVEFKGHVDFRACGQAAFRKAAQGQLVVECKRRPEIGYFDPTSITFEHCTEWKKTDNGYLLDGMRVLILGMDGYLGWPLALKLAKLGCKVYGIDNMLRRKLVDDRGAQSVIPIETMEDRVKAANEHLDVEIDFREMDLMDRDSLFAYIKEVQPESIVQFAEIPSAPYSMADVDKACDTIQNNVVGTLGLLFGVRDHAPDASIIKLGTMGEYGSPLTGRPLFEGLFPGDAVLQYKGEEWSLGGELTPRDPVSFYHVSKVQGTFSVYEACKYWWLRSYDVMQGVIYGNQSDELAAHPSLSTRLDIDEWWGTVVNRFVAQAVIGMPLTIYGSGNQLRGYITLKDAMQCITRLIAAPPEPGQYDVVNQVTDVMSVKQIAQTVAKIGAEFGLDTEVQRIENPRVEAEEHPYEVIHDKLKDNFGFASESTFEDEVRGMFQALMQPEAVARINAQESKLFPTTKWSGEVGELKVLETWKPDVPAKEAA; from the coding sequence CGGCCTGAGATCGGCTACTTTGATCCAACGTCCATCACGTTCGAACACTGCACCGAATGGAAGAAAACCGACAACGGTTATCTGCTGGACGGCATGCGCGTTCTGATTTTGGGTATGGACGGGTATCTCGGCTGGCCACTGGCGCTAAAGCTGGCGAAGCTGGGTTGCAAGGTCTACGGCATCGACAACATGCTGCGTCGCAAGCTGGTTGACGACCGAGGCGCTCAGTCGGTGATTCCGATTGAAACGATGGAAGATCGCGTCAAAGCGGCCAACGAACATCTGGATGTGGAGATTGATTTTCGCGAAATGGATTTGATGGACCGCGATTCGCTGTTCGCCTACATCAAAGAAGTGCAGCCGGAATCCATCGTGCAGTTTGCGGAAATTCCGAGTGCCCCTTACAGCATGGCGGATGTCGACAAAGCCTGCGACACGATTCAGAACAATGTTGTTGGGACACTTGGTTTGCTGTTCGGCGTGCGAGATCACGCTCCCGACGCATCGATTATTAAGCTTGGAACGATGGGCGAATACGGCAGCCCCTTGACTGGTCGGCCATTGTTCGAAGGCCTTTTCCCCGGCGACGCCGTGCTGCAGTACAAGGGGGAAGAATGGAGTCTCGGTGGAGAACTCACACCCCGCGACCCTGTCAGCTTTTATCACGTCAGTAAAGTGCAAGGCACGTTCAGCGTTTACGAAGCGTGCAAATACTGGTGGTTGCGAAGCTACGACGTGATGCAGGGAGTCATCTACGGTAACCAGTCTGACGAACTTGCCGCTCATCCGTCTTTGTCCACTCGTTTGGACATCGACGAATGGTGGGGCACAGTCGTGAACCGCTTCGTCGCTCAGGCCGTTATCGGCATGCCGCTAACGATTTATGGCAGCGGCAATCAGCTTCGAGGATACATCACTCTTAAAGACGCAATGCAGTGTATCACGCGTTTGATTGCTGCTCCGCCGGAACCAGGTCAGTATGACGTCGTCAACCAGGTGACCGACGTGATGTCGGTAAAACAAATCGCTCAAACGGTGGCAAAAATCGGTGCGGAATTCGGACTCGACACAGAAGTGCAACGGATCGAAAACCCGCGAGTCGAAGCCGAAGAACATCCGTACGAAGTGATTCACGACAAGCTGAAAGATAACTTTGGTTTCGCGTCAGAATCGACGTTCGAAGACGAAGTTCGAGGCATGTTCCAGGCTTTGATGCAGCCGGAAGCGGTCGCACGAATCAACGCTCAGGAATCCAAACTGTTCCCGACAACGAAGTGGTCCGGGGAAGTCGGCGAGCTGAAGGTTTTGGAAACGTGGAAACCGGACGTCCCTGCAAAGGAAGCCGCCTGA